Proteins found in one Megalobrama amblycephala isolate DHTTF-2021 linkage group LG5, ASM1881202v1, whole genome shotgun sequence genomic segment:
- the kcnk17 gene encoding potassium channel subfamily K member 17 gives MLPVFSGKLCQFLSLTRLPSILFLGIIYVAYVLVGGLVFWKLEGWYVLQQIDILKEKRMKLLEKYPCVGQNGLRELAEMIKAASLSGLSPDSNDTADGFWKYTSSSVFAATVVTTIGYGNIIPLTTAGQIFCVMFALFGIPLNVVILNRVGKYMLAIERNFCNFLEKKIDRGKCVRISIHSISFISSAFLYFVVPMLLFKEYEGWSYAEAIYYCFITLSTIGFGDYVADHNPAKNYPEWYSCLMAAWIFFGLAWLALLINHTIDLLESFNAYLRGRRNAQTQVEESKEQPEKGLKVEET, from the exons ATGCTCCCCGTATTTTCAGGAAAGTTATGTCAGTTTCTTAGCTTAACTCGGTTACCTTCTATCCTGTTCCTTGGAattatttatgtagcctatgtCCTTGTTGGAGGGCTGGTCTTCTGGAAGCTAGAAGGATGGTATGTGTTGCAACAGATTGATATTCTGAAGGAGAAAAGAATGAAACTACTCGAGAAGTACCCTTGTGTGGGTCAGAATGGCCTCCGAGAACTAGCAGAG ATGATAAAAGCTGCTTCCCTGAGTGGCTTGAGTCCAGACAGCAATGACACTGCAGATGGCTTCTGGAAATATACCAGCTCATCTGTGTTTGCGGCAACAGTGGTCACAACTATTG gCTATGGGAATATAATCCCACTGACAACAGCTGGTCAGATCTTCTGTGTGATGTTTGCTCTTTTTGGCATTCCCCTGAACGTAGTGATCTTAAATAGAGTTGGAAAATACATGTTGGCCATTGAGAGGAATTTTTGCAATTTTCTGGAGAAAAAGATTGATAGAGGG AAATGTGTACGAATATCCATTCACAGTATATCCTTCATAAGTTCAGCATTCCTGTACTTTGTGGTTCCTATGTTGCTCTTTAAAGAGTATGAGGGATGGAGTTATGCTGAAGCCATTTACTACTGCTTTATAACGCTTAGCACTATTGGATTTGGAGATTATGTTGCAG ATCACAACCCAGCAAAAAACTACCCAGAGTGGTACAGCTGTCTGATGGCAGCCTGGATATTCTTTGGCCTGGCTTGGCTTGCTCTTCTGATCAATCATACCATTGATTTACTGGAGAGTTTCAATGCTTACTTGAGAGGAAGGCGGA